In Oreochromis aureus strain Israel breed Guangdong linkage group 22, ZZ_aureus, whole genome shotgun sequence, the genomic window TTAATCTGAGGCTCGGTTTTTCTCCACCATTATTAAACTACACCTTCACATTTTCATACAGAGGAACTGGAGAACAAAAAGTGAAATTGCATTCAGCCCAGTCAGCAGCACATTTCCGCACAGATGATAGCAGGTATTCTGGTATCAAAGGTTAAACAGATGTTTGTGTGGGATTCGGTGAAGTGATTATTCGATACAAGGTTTGGTGTGCGAGGCAGCTTTTTGCTCATTTGGTCTGTGTTTGTATTGTCTTTCTCAGAGGACATCCTGTCCAGAGACTCTGGGGAATGTGCCATCTGTTTAGACGAGCTGGAGCAAGGAGACACCATTGCCAGACTGCCTTGCCTCTGCATCTACCATAAAGGGTAACTaatgtgcacaaacacacgcagataaacagaatcagcTGGGAATACTTTGACTAATGCACAAAGTTAATTTAAAACCTGTAGTACGTATATGcacaacataaataaacattCCAATTAATGCTCAAAGGgccatttgttgttgttgttagatGGGAAGATAATAAAGCACTCCTGTTTAAACCTATAGACCACATTAATGTAAAGCCAGCttacaaaaacatacagaaagcTGTTTAAAAACAGGTTGTGAAACTTTACTGCATCCTGTAAAATACTGTGGTTTCCATCAGTGTCTGAGAAAATGGGGCATGTTTTACCTTGTGATATACAAGTTCCTAGATGACTATGTCGAGTCCCTCGGTTTCAAAGTCAGACCTGCCTCTCGTGCATGGCATGCATTTTCAAAAAACTAAGACATAAGTAGTTGCGTCATAGTGGCTAGCAGCCAGTCTAGCAATTTCACCCTACTTCTAATCTTTAAGCTAAGATAGTGCAATcttaatttttcttttactaGCTTTCACCATTATCCGGCCTATTTGATTATCTGTGCAAAGCACCGACAAGTTTGAACCTGTCAGATTAAGAAGAAAAGACCTGTAAATGGAAAGCATCGTTAGCCTTcttgcagaaataaaataaaatgatgaagcTATTACTAGCAGCTAAGTTtaacaaagtctgaaaacaagAGAAAGCAGCTAGTCTGGTGATATGTAAAGTGCGTTCCTGCACCTATAGTTTGTTCGATCTGATCCAAATCAGTTAAGTTTGGAAACTTAACTTTTAACTTTTCAGCAAACTCTGAACTAAAATACGTCACAACAAAAAGGTCTGGAGCAAGAAAAGTAAATACTGGAAGAAGGTGCTGTGTTCTGGTCTTGTGGATAACATGAAGAATTTACATTAATTTTACAGCTAGTTGCTAGCCCAAAACCCCCGTTTGTGCATTTTGGACATTTATGGTACCCTGCAGCATCCCAGAATGCAAAGCCTACCTGGCTACAAGAAAGCATTTAGCTCAAACTTGCAGCATACACCTTGTAGTTTGCTGGGATTATATTCACACCATAAACGAACCGCTCTGGAGTTTGTTTGGAGCTGGACCTCCAACAGGTCTCAGTGCGGTTGTTTTGGTGTGCTTGCTGTGTGTTCTTTTGTTAGGTTGGACTAGAACCAGGCTagctgtttttcactttttgaaCAAAATTATGCTAACTTGCCACCAACTGTAGCAGAATATCCCTCACCAATCAGTCTGCTTTGGTGGTATTATAAGCATTTAATGCATTAAAGCATTCAAAAAGCAGATGTTACAAGGAAACACTATACAATTGTTTTCACTATTTCATATTTGACATTTCCTAACAACaggctcttttctttttaatctgcATTTTAGCGCTTTTCTTATATGGACACCTATCATCAGCTGTAGAGTTATGCATGTCCCACAGTTAGCATGTAAAGGCTATAATATGTACAGAGATCCTGCTGTTCCCTTTGTTGGTGCAGGTGCTCAGATCTGGGCTCAAACATGTACAGAAGGTCGTGAGAAAGCCCCATTCCCAATCAGGAATGGGAATGTAGTTAGTAGTGTTACAGTTTTGTTTAGGAACCTTTTAAGCCAGCGAGAGGAATAAACAGCGCTAACTGCGAGTGGGTGCTGTCCCCTCCGCAGACTTTCAGAAGTTGACCAATTGGGAAGAATTTTAGTGAAGTGGGGCCTGAAGGAAGCCTGGGGATAGCATGAGCTGTTCCATGCAGAGGCTGGACTAAGGGGCCGCATAACAATCTGAGATAAAGTCAAGTGTTTCGACTGGGAGCAATGCCAAGATACACTAGAGGAGTCCCAGAATAAAAATGTGGAGTTGAAACAAGCATAATATTTACATAAGAGCAAGAATTAAAGCTTTTCCATATAGATCTtaaaaaaccaataaaaatcaGTGAGAGGAACAAAACGATACACAAGCACATTGGCATAAGTGAATAAGTTCTTCATAATTGttgtgataatattttattttccatttttaacttaaaaaatatacaaattaaaatataaataaaaatattttgttttgttttttttacttcgaACTGGTTCCATTTGTTGTGTTCACAAACACTAAATATGTTTCCAGCTCCGTTTGAATCAAGCCTCCTTGTTACTGTTGCAGGTGTATAGACGCGTGGTTTGAGGTGAATCGCTCCTGCCCAGAACATCCCAGCGACTAGGAGCTGCAAATGTCCGCTACCACAGTACATCACTGGGATCGACTGTGTGCCCTGACCTCATCCCAACACTGTATTTTCCAGTCACGCATCAGCGCTCCTCAGGGATTATAAGACATTATTGCGTGCAGTTTTCACATTGCCTCATGGACTTTGGATATGCCTCTTTAGGTGAAGTGAAATGTTCAAGGAGCTGCACCGGTGGAGTCATTTCAAAATATGTGACATCCCTCGTGTCACCTACTGGCCTAAAGAAGGTTCATGCAACCTGGAATATGAGCCGGGCTGTTTTTTCTTGAGCTGGGCGTGGTTTTTATAGGAGAGGACTTCTAAGACTGACATCTCTCTTCAGGAGGGACTGAGGCCAACAGACTGTGGAGAGAGACGATGAGAAGGCTGATGTTGTGCAATATGAAAAGCAGCCACAGGGAatggggagggaaaaaaatgtctttatcaGCTTTAAGGGATGATTGCAGTGTTGACGTAACGAAGCAGATCTCAATGTTATtgcaaaatggtaaatggcctgtatgtATTAAAATAGGCTGTCGATATTGTTTGGTAAACAATCATGTGTCATAGACCAAGCAGTCTCGGCCATTACCACTCGGCCATTTAGAACCACATTACTGTGATTGCGTAGTTtagttgtgggttttttttgttgtttttttttaaaagttgggTTGTAACATATCTAATGGTGAttcattctgtctctctctctctaaagaGTGCCATAATATGCTGCTATGTGATAGACTGGAAAGTTTTTCTATAACCTTTGAACCTTTTTGGTCAATGTTCTTTCTGTTTGTACTGTGATGAGTTGCACAACAAtaaatgttttgtctttgtgtcctTTTCCTGCATGAGAACTGTTAATGTACATTTATGTGTCTTTACACTCGCCCTCCAATTAAAAATTCAGTAAAAGTGTGAAGTTTGCATTCTTTCCAACCAACAGCTGTACTTGCTTACAATCACGCAACGGTATTACATAACATCTGCAGTTTATCCTGGAaacattattttgttgttttaattgccaagaaaaattaaaatcttAATGGCACCATTACTTTTGACAGTAAGTACTAAAACTACCAGCTACaaaaatgcagggatgatgtgTAATACCGGTTTAGAAGTGGGTGAGCAGAGGCATGAAGAGCCAGGAGTTATTTGTTTGTCTGAGGACTTGCAATCTTTTCATTGGTTACAGAGTGTTTGGTAATGAAATGTATGCGTGCCAGAGAAGGTATTTTCATATGAGGGAAAATGTCCTCTGGCAAAGCACAAGTTAAAATATGACAATACGTCTTGATGATAGTAGTTTACTACCACCAAGATTAGACAGCTTTAAAACAAACTTCTAGGAATCCTGAAAGTCTCCTTACAtaagtccaaaaaacaaaaatcaacatACTACTGTATGCATGTAtacctacatatatatatatatatatatatatattttataacaGTACATTAAACAGTAACCAAATGTAATGTTACtataataaaaagataaaatctaataaaatgTTATCAACTATGAGACATGAACACCTTTTCACAGCCCATGTGTAAAATGAAAGGACCAAAATAGATCCCAAAGGTTGACTCTGTTCGTCTGGACGtagagttttcagtgggagaaacatttcatcactcttCATTCTCAGCTCAGCTCCTCTATCAACTCTCTACTCATGGCCaatgatcagtggtctttgatcagtagttgttgatcaatggtcatgagaatttgcatattaatgatcaaggaactgacctcccaccCATTGtcccttcagtggtgctagtttcagtcattatgcaaatgtactgtttataagattggggaatcccgcagtcagctgagactgaagtcacttggatgagtgacgaaatgtttctttcactgaaaacgctacatccagatacACAGAATCAGcctttgggatttacttacccggatgattgagcatgcatcaagatattaAGATAAGACCAAAATAGATGGCACCAAGTTTCAGCAATTAGCCCACAGTACTTTGTCTATGTCATTCTCGAACCTTTATAGAAATGTTTCACTGGGTAAATCACCTTAAATGAAGCTCTTCTAAACCGTATTTGTCTGAAAGTACTTTTGTGCAGGGACCTGTAactgtgtaatgtttttcagtgtaACCACAGTATAAACCTGTCTTCTACAATCACTGGTAAAGACCAAAAGTTCTTCCAGACAGGGGCGGGGCTAAAGGGGTGGGGTGTGGTGGCACTGACATATCTGAAATTTGTTTGCTCCTcttcttcacacacattcatcacttaagtagaaatacagatagttGTATTTAAAAATGCTCTAGTAAATATTAACATACCCATTCAATGTCCTTACtcaaaagttgttgtttttttaaaaagtgcaggCTCTGGAATGTACtctatacaaaaataaaaagtagctctttgaATTTTTTGACAACTAATTAAAACTCATgttatatcattattattattaaaaaaaatcttaacaaAGGCAGTAAAAAATGTAGCTGTATTTGCTGTTGTCTAAATTGTAGATGGTTGACTTTGCCTCCACACCTAAATAGAAAAACGACTATAGGGCTACATCGAGATTTGGCAGGTGTGGAAACACTAAAATTACCCGAAAAGAAAAACGTAGAAACAAGTGACAAGTTGTTTCTGATCGGATTTTCTGAATTCCTATGACTTCCACACCGCACCAACCCGCTGTGCCaccccattaaaaaaaaaatcccggAAATGCCCTTTGTTCCAGTTAATATTAAGAAAATTCTTCCATGTTGCAGCTGGAAAGGATGCCGTGTTTTCCTGAAATCTGATTTTGGAAGTCATTTTTCtcataaatgaaaaacagaggTTACCTAAAGCAGATTGAATAGGGTCAGGACGTCTTACAGCATAATTCACTAAGGAAAAACCTAAAATGTGGTTGCATCTGACTAAAGCGTACACACGGACGTGACGTAAACACGTCTGGCGCTGGATTGATGACGTCACGTGTCTACAAACGAACCATTTGCGACAAAGTACACAGCGGCAAGAGCTGTAGCAGAGGTATTATTCAACAAAGTTTCTCTTTCTTGGAGTTAGGAATTGCATTGTTACCACAAACACTACATTCGTGGCCTAATAACACGGATTTATTTACGTTTTTAGGTAAGTGTTTCCAAAGTTTGTTCACTTCTTTTTATGCAGGGCTCTCTATTTCTCCTTCCAGATTTTTCCTTGCTAACCTCAACCCAGACTGCCCCGTTAGCAGCAGGCTTACTGCCTATTATgactaacacaaacaaaaacagaggttTTATTGGATGTAATTTATAATGTAATTTACACATTTGCTACTGTTATAATGAAACATATTTATTTGCAGCTTAGGAATCAAAAACTTTGGATCAACATGTCGTACATGCTACCACATCTCCACAACGGCTGGCAGGTCGACCAAGCCATCTTGTCTGAGGAGGACCGAGTCCTGGTTATCCGCTTCGGACACGATTGGGACCCGACATGTATGAAGATGGACGAAGTTCTTTACAGCATCGCGGAAAAGGTCTGAGTAGTTTATCAACGACGACTGTTTGCTAGCTTATGTTTCTTATCTGAACTCCTGTAGAGGGCGCTGTTTGTGGGGGTTTAACCGGATGCATGTAATATTATTAAGCTGATAAAATTCAGTATAGAGGAGGTCATTTTAGTACTTTAAGGGCAATACGTGGAATATTTTACCATTTATTGtaacatttaaataacaaataCGTATTAAAATCTTACAAATTGAAAATATATGCACAGCATCCTTGGTGGGGTCTTATTCTGGGATGTAGTGATTTTTCTCTCCTGCAAATAATCTTTCTAAACGCAAGTCTTTCTCTTACTGTTAATTACAACTTAAGAGGTGAAAGTTTGTAGAGCCTATAACTTGTACAAATGTAATGCTGGCACttttccccctccctctcccgaGTAGTCTttgttttggtcattttgtttgttttcatggttcAGGTTTTTCCCAAGTCTTTGAGTTTCAGCAAGCTACCTTCAGTAATTTGCTGACATATGTTAGTCCTTATAGTGTGgcaacaatttttattttttcactggTAAACTCAAAACCCGGAGGAAAAGTAGCCATAAAAGACAGTATGACTTTAGTAATGACTCAGTTCAGAGAGCCAACTTCACCCATGTTTCTGGGTCACTCCTTGAGAGCAGTGTTATGGATACAGCAAGTcaagaagagggaaaaaagtgcACTTAACTACATTTTCACTATGATAACTGTAGTGTCAGTGCAGTTTGATTCAATATTACTGTATCAATTTCCATTGATtcaatttagtttagtttagtttttttggcCTTTTAGCCTATAATGGATAGTGACAGCATAGAGAGACAGGAAAGTGGGGAAAGAGAGGAAGACATGCAGCGAAGGGCCACAGGTCAGACTCGAACCCAGGCCTGCTGCTATCTGGCCACAGGCCTGCTCACCAACAGAGCtagtatttgtttatttatttaaacccagattttttttgtttgagacTTTCTAATGCCTCTTAAAGGGGCCTGGAGGCTCCGTACTACATTGACTGGTCATGGAAGATTATTGCTGATTTTACAACCAAGGCTTTTGCTGGAGGATTTGGCTCTGAGGTAGCAATTGGTTGATGATTTTCCAGATGTAACCTTGCTACCCAGAGCTgttaaagttaaaaagaaaCCTGGCcttgtgtaatttttaaaagataaaattgACTTGATGTCCAGGAAAACATTTTGCTAAGAGCagcacttttcttctttttttttctgtctgtgtttacttttgtttttttctttgccttgacAGGTTAAGAATTTTGCAGTCATTTACCTGGTGGACATCACAGAAGTACCTGATTTCAACAAGATGTACGAGTTGTACGACCCCTGCACTGTCATGTTCTTCTTCAGGTGAGGCTGTCAGTGTCAGCCCTGCATTCTgtcactgttgttgttatttagtAGACTGGCATT contains:
- the txnl4a gene encoding thioredoxin-like protein 4A, producing MSYMLPHLHNGWQVDQAILSEEDRVLVIRFGHDWDPTCMKMDEVLYSIAEKVKNFAVIYLVDITEVPDFNKMYELYDPCTVMFFFRNKHIMIDLGTGNNNKINWTMEDKQEMIDIIETVYRGARKGRGLVVSPKDYSTKYRY